In Pyrus communis chromosome 8, drPyrComm1.1, whole genome shotgun sequence, one genomic interval encodes:
- the LOC137743601 gene encoding uncharacterized protein has product MAAQSPNSFSLKAIVHKDSNRVLFVESDNYFVDVLFSFLTMPMGTIVGLSDSHLPPMRVGCMNNLYESVENIDLKLLKTEECRAMLLHPRNAAESLLRCLKLKIDDSEPMHYLCDNPCCALYRNSFSYYASVPCCGCGKLMDLGVNFLVKGGRVGGVFVDGLDKFIISDDLQVMLPFTSEFSSYLSKCGVVDLNDIEELTFNVGVDEVVSLLMGSLVLKTPFTETLLKPKPESQLVDINKAREQKISIISKVARGTNDTEANVVVNLIVSKSTKRVCYAEAGADFVNLLFSFLAVPLGFILKQMADDSSWTGCIDNLYKSVEDIDGKYLKSIDHRTMLLNPKLAHGFSYANYPFGIEEATIYTPIKSETPIFVDPKSPYHEDGCVDGCVDGCVDGFLKDPVMFMVTDNLIVRPLSPMFGLSILKQLNVPITDIEVQTVNLGKVEAVCLLVAALCFDSPLTGFSRMTDQEQ; this is encoded by the exons ATGGCCGCTCAATCTCCGAACAGTTTTAGCTTGAAGGCAATTGTGCACAAGGACAGTAACAGAGTTCTCTTCGTAGAGTCagataattattttgttgatgTTCTCTTTAGTTTCTTGACAATGCCTATGGGGACAATTGTTGGGCTTTCCGATAGTCATTTGCCTCCAATGCGAGTCGGTTGCATGaacaatttatatgaaagtgTCGAGAATATTGATCTAAAGCTTTTGAAAACCGAAGAATGTCGTGCCATGTTGTTGCATCCTCGCAATGCTGCTGAATCCCTTTTAAGGTGCctcaaattgaaaattgatgatAGTGAGCCCATGCATTACTTGTGCGATAACCCGTGTTGCGCCCTCTATAGAAACAGTTTTAGTTATTATGCAAGTGTTCCTTGCTGTGGTTGCGGCAAGCTGATGGATCTGGGGGTCAATTTTTTAGTAAAAGGCGGTCGAGTTGGTGGGGTTTTTGTGGACGGACTAGACAAATTTATAATTAGTGATGATTTACAAGTGATGCTCCCGTTTACTTCTGAGTTCTCTTCTTATCTTTCGAAGTGTGGAGTTGTGGATCTAAATGATATCGAAGAGCTGACATTCAATGTAGGAGTTGATGAG GTTGTGAGTCTGCTAATGGGTTCGTTAGTCTTGAAGACACCATTTACTGAAACTCTGCTGAAGCCTAAACCGGAATCCCAGTTGGTTGATATCAATAAAGCGCGTGAGCAAAAAATATCTATAATTTCTAAAGTGGCTAGAGGCACCAATGATACCGAAGCAAATGTTGTTGTTAACCTTATAGTTAGCAAATCTACTAAGAGGGTTTGTTATGCAGAAGCAGGGGCGGATTTTGTTAATCTTCTTTTCAGTTTCCTTGCTGTTCCACTTGGGTTTATACTAAAGCAGATGGCGGATGATTCTTCCTGGACAGGATGTATCGATAACTTGTACAAGAGTGTGGAAGATATTGATGGGAAATACCTGAAGTCAATTGACCATAGAACAATGCTGCTTAATCCCAAGCTTGCCCACGGTTTTAGCTATGCTAACTATCCTTTTGGGATTGAAGAAGCCACTATATACACCCCTATAAAATCAGAAACACCAATTTTTGTTGACCCCAAATCTCCCTATCATGAAGATGGATGTGTTGATGGATGTGTGGATGGATGTGTTGATGGATTCTTGAAAGATCCAGTGATGTTCATGGTAACTGATAACCTGATCGTACGACCCCTATCACCAATGTTTGGCTTGTCCATTCTGAAGCAATTGAATGTGCCGATCACTGACATTGAAGTGCAAACTGTGAATCTTGGCAAGGTGGAG GCTGTGTGTCTTTTGGTGGCTGCCCTTTGTTTTGATTCTCCTCTAACTGGTTTCTCTAGGATGACAGATCAAGAACAATGA
- the LOC137742111 gene encoding uncharacterized protein: protein MMKSMAEKSENKISLKVLVNNLTNKVIFAECDNDIVDVLFSFLTVPMGTIVRLSHHLESFGIGCIGDLFGSVESLDLQLFQTKECRDMLLRPRNGAEDLLRNLKLKYDQCEPPRYFKCANRYCGSSAQRFSYYETVHCCCGCLMNMETIFTTKQAEGGGVFVEGPRRFIFGDDLQVLPPFTSAVSSVVSNHGLTGWNSVEELTFNVGVDEVLNLLMRSLVSETPLTETLLKDKTIPSMTDENIDQDLCIEYREVGGKRKEEEEEISIKLIVSKYKKKVYYAEVGEDFVNLLFSFLTLPLGFVVKQMQHNSLKGCIDQLYRSVQDLDEQYLKSNLHKRKLVSRASPWIWLQESSSGN from the exons ATGATGAAG TCCATGgcagaaaaatctgaaaacaaAATTAGCTTGAAGGTCTTGGTGAACAATTTGACCAACAAAGTCATTTTCGCTGAGTGTGATAATGATATCGTTGATGTTCTCTTTAGTTTCTTGACAGTCCCTATGGGAACTATTGTTAGGCTTTCCCATCATTTGGAATCCTTTGGAATTGGTTGCATTGGCGACTTATTTGGAAGTGTTGAGAGTCTTGATTTACAGCTTTTTCAAACTAAAGAATGTCGAGACATGTTGTTACGTCCCCGCAATGGAGCTGAAGATCTTTTGAGGAACCTGAAATTGAAATATGATCAATGTGAGCCCCCACGGTACTTTAAGTGTGCTAATCGATATTGCGGCAGTTCTGCACAAAGGTTTAGTTATTACGAAACTGTTCATTGTTGTTGTGGGTGTCTGATGAACATGGAGACCATTTTTACAACGAAACAAGCTGAAGGTGGTGGGGTTTTTGTGGAAGGACCGAGGAGATTTATTTTTGGTGATGATTTACAGGTACTGCCTCCATTTACTTCTGCAGTATCTTCTGTAGTTTCGAACCATGGACTCACGGGCTGGAATAGCGTTGAGGAGCTGACTTTTAATGTGGGAGTTGATGAG GTTTTGAATTTGCTTATGCGCTCATTAGTATCAGAGACACCTCTGACCGAAACTCTGCTGAAGGATAAAACCATACCAAGCATGACTGACGAAAACATTGACCAAGATTTATGCATTGAATATCGAGAGGTGGGAGGAAAaaggaaagaggaagaagaagagatttCTATCAAGCTTATAGTTAGCAAATATAAGAAGAAGGTTTATTATGCAGAAGTGGGGGAGGATTTTGTTAATTTACTCTTCAGTTTCTTAACTCTTCCACTAGGGTTTGTAGTAAAACAAATGCAACATAACTCTTTGAAAGGTTGCATTGACCAGCTGTACAGAAGTGTCCAAGATCTTGATGAGCAGTACTTGAAGTCAAATTTACACAAGAGAAAGTTGGTGAGTCGAGCTTCTCCCTGGATTTGGCTACAAGAATCATCTTCTGGGAATTGA
- the LOC137742110 gene encoding uncharacterized protein gives MEEICENQISLKVLVNNLTNKVIFAECDNDFIDVLFSFLTIPMGTIVRLSHHSQSFGIGCIDNLFGSVESLDLQLFRTKECREMLLHPRNEAEDLLRNLKLKYDQCEPPRYFKCSKRYCHNSGSAQSLSYYETVRCCCGGLMNTETIFTTKEAEGGGVFVEGPGRFIISDDLQVLPPFTCAVSSLVSNHGLMGWNSVEELTFNVGVDEVLNLLMRSLVSKTPLTETLLKDKTIPNMIDENLDQDLCIEYREVGGKKNEEEEKISIKLVVSKSKEKVYYAEVGEDFVNLLFSFLTLPLGFVVKQMQHNSLKGCIDQLYRSVQDLDEQYLKSNLHKKNLVSPKLLPGFGYKNHLLGIEEASYKWKDFVNFKFHHKKDDKGCGFLKGPTMFMVTDSLNVCPISAIVGMSILCELNIPVTDVEVRVAHVGKEEAIRLLVASFVCPSALTSVFLTKPKRFGDLLGCLRFLI, from the exons ATGGAAGAAATATGTGAAAACCAAATTAGCTTGAAGGTGTTGGTGAACAATTTGACCAACAAAGTCATTTTCGCTGAGTGTGATAATGATTTCATTGATGTTCTCTTCAGTTTCTTGACAATTCCTATGGGAACAATTGTTAGGCTTTCCCATCATTCGCAATCCTTTGGAATTGGTTGCATTGACAACTTATTTGGAAGTGTTGAGAGTCTTGATTTACAGCTTTTTCGAACTAAAGAATGTCGAGAAATGTTGTTACATCCCCGCAATGAAGCTGAGGATCTTTTGAGGAACCTGAAATTGAAATATGATCAATGTGAGCCCCCGCGGTACTTTAAGTGTTCTAAACGATATTGCCACAATTCAGGTTCTGCACAAAGCCTTAGTTATTATGAAACTGTTCGTTGTTGTTGTGGGGGTCTGATGAACACAGAGACCATTTTTACAACGAAAGAAGCTGAAGGTGGTGGGGTTTTTGTGGAAGGACCAGGGAGGTTTATTATTAGTGATGATTTACAGGTACTCCCTCCATTTACTTGTGCAGTATCTTCTTTAGTTTCGAACCATGGACTCATGGGCTGGAATAGCGTTGAGGAGCTGACTTTTAATGTGGGAGTTGATGAG GTTTTGAATTTGCTTATGCGCTCATTAGTGTCAAAGACACCTCTGACTGAAACTCTGCTGAAGGATAAAACCATACCAAACATGATTGACGAAAACCTTGACCAAGATTTATGCATTGAATATCGAGAGGTGGGAGGAaaaaagaatgaggaagaagaaaagatttCTATTAAGCTTGTAGTTAGCAAATCTAAGGAGAAGGTTTACTATGCCGAAGTGGGGGAGGATTTTGTTAATTTACTCTTCAGTTTCTTGACCCTTCCACTTGGATTTGTAGTAAAACAAATGCAACATAACTCTTTGAAAGGTTGCATTGACCAGCTTTACAGAAGTGTTCAAGATCTTGATGAGCAGTACTTAAAGTCAAATTTACACAAGAAAAACTTGGTGAGTCCGAAGCTTCTCCCCGGATTTGGCTACAAGAATCATCTTCTGGGAATTGAGGAAGCATCGTATAAATGGAAAGACTTCGTAAACTTCAAATTCCATCATAAAAAAGATGATAAAGGTTGTGGATTCTTGAAAGGACCGACGATGTTCATGGTAACTGACAGTCTCAATGTATGTCCGATATCTGCAATTGTCGGCATGTCAATTCTATGCGAACTGAACATACCTGTGACTGATGTTGAGGTACGAGTGGCTCATGTGGGGAAAGAGGAG GCTATCCGTCTTTTGGTGGCTTCTTTTGTTTGCCCCTCTGCTCTAACTAGTGTCTTCCTTACGAAGCCAAAGCGATTTGGAGATTTATTAGGGTGCCTACGTTTTCTAATTTAA
- the LOC137743144 gene encoding uncharacterized protein, producing the protein MNVETTFKRKETEGGGVFVKGPARFIISDDLQVLPPFTSAISSLVGLNGFADWNTVEELTFDVGADEVLNVLMCSLVSKTPLSDTLLKDKTVPNVSIEYLDEEIHIESQKVEDKMNKEEQKIPIKLIVSKSKKKMQNNSMKGCNDRLYRGVRNLDEQYLKSYLHKKMLLSPELPPKYGYENHPLGIEESSYKDIFGVPAKVIDFVDPKSHDNEDVKACGFMKGPEMFMVTDNLNVSPISAILGMSILREMNVPVTDVEVRVAHVGAEEAFRLLVASFVCDAALTSAFLAKPKRDGELGCLGFLI; encoded by the exons ATGAATGTGGAGACCACATTTAAAAGGAAAGAAACCGAAGGTGGTGGGGTTTTTGTTAAAGGACCAGCCAGATTTATAATTAGTGATGATTTACAAGTGCTGCCCCCATTTACTTCTGCAATCTCTTCTTTAGTTGGGTTAAATGGATTTGCGGACTGGAATACCGTTGAGGAGCTGACTTTCGATGTAGGAGCTGATGAG GTTTTGAATGTGCTTATGTGCTCATTAGTATCAAAGACACCTCTGTCCGATACTCTCCTGAAGGATAAAACCGTCCCAAACGTGAGCATCGAATATCTTGACGAAGAAATACACATTGAATCTCAAAAGGTGGAGGACAAAATGAATAAGGAAGAACAAAAGATTCCTATCAAGCTTATAGTGAGCAAATCTAAGAAGAAG ATGCAAAATAACTCTATGAAAGGTTGCAATGACCGGCTTTACAGAGGTGTCCGCAATCTTGATGAGCAGTACTTGAAGTCATATCTCCACAAGAAAATGTTGCTGAGTCCGGAGCTTCCCCCTAAATATGGCTATGAGAATCATCCTTTGGGAATTGAGGAATCCTCGTATAAAGATATATTTGGCGTGCCCGCGAAAGTGATTGACTTCGTAGACCCCAAATCGCATGACAATGAAGATGTTAAAGCTTGCGGATTCATGAAAGGACCAGAGATGTTCATGGTAACTGACAATCTCAATGTGAGTCCAATATCTGCAATTCTTGGCATGTCGATACTACGCGAAATGAATGTACCTGTCACTGACGTTGAGGTACGAGTTGCTCATGTGGGCGCGGAAGAG GCGTTCCGTCTTTTGGTGGCTTCTTTTGTTTGCGACGCTGCTCTAACTAGTGCCTTCCTTGCGAAGCCAAAGCGAGATGGAGAACTGGGATGCCTTGGTTTTCTAATTTAA